DNA from Elusimicrobiota bacterium:
ATGGCGATTTTTCGCGGGGGTTGATTACAAGTTATGAAACGGCCCCAAAAAGAAAAACCGCCCGTCCCTCCCAAACGCCGAGTGGAGCTAGATGTCCTGCGGCTTCAAGGCCAGATTGAGGGATTAAAAGAACGGTTTGGCTACGCCGATTGGCGAAAGATTCTGATATTAGCGGTTGGGATTGAAGGCGCGGCAGACCGGCTGATTCGGGATTTGGTGGCGATGCACCTGGATGCCTGGGGAGATGGAGTGCCCGTCGAAAAAAAGCTAGAGGTCGACGAAATTCTTAAGATTGTTTTAAGGAGAATGTGAAAGCAAATGGCAAAACTGAATGAAAAGGGAAATATTCTCGCAAACTGTGTTTATTGCGATGGGGCATTAACAACTTTCATTGTGGACAAAACGGGCGTCTCAATAACGAAAGGGAGAAGGCCGAATTCACGCATGATTGAGTCTGATGTCGACATCCAACACCGGTTTTTTACTTGCAGTTCATGTGGATCGGGGGCAGTTGGTTCAATCAGAATGAAATTTGAAAGAGCGCAATACCCAGATGGGATCGAATCTCTGATTTATTTTTCACCAGAAACCATAGAGTTATATCCTATCCCCCGAACCGTCCCAGATGAACTTGCCCGAGAATTTCGAGAAGCAGAAAGATGTTTGGGGAATGAGACGTATCGAGCTGCCGCAGCACTTTTCCGATCAGTATTGGAAAAAACACTAAAAGCGAATGGCTACAACGAAGGGGTTGGTCTCGGGAAGAAAATTGACCTTGCCGCCAACGATGGGCTGATTACCGAATCTAGGAA
Protein-coding regions in this window:
- a CDS encoding DUF4145 domain-containing protein: MAKLNEKGNILANCVYCDGALTTFIVDKTGVSITKGRRPNSRMIESDVDIQHRFFTCSSCGSGAVGSIRMKFERAQYPDGIESLIYFSPETIELYPIPRTVPDELAREFREAERCLGNETYRAAAALFRSVLEKTLKANGYNEGVGLGKKIDLAANDGLITESRKKLAQENIRVLGNDVLHDEWREISESEVQESRKYCQRILEDFYSDRATVERILKSKDRSPGENVKK